Proteins encoded together in one Elusimicrobiota bacterium window:
- a CDS encoding kelch repeat-containing protein yields the protein MKIKIKKWFFICLSATTYFLLPTSCLYAGSSTTYTNDNHFNAGMCNDTIVYGTGDSAYVGLANNFDNISTVSNPTARRWSAAAYNSSEDKIILFGGYNDISALNDTWIYNPATEQWTQKSPSIVPPGRYGHILVSAGSTKAILFGGWNGSDYLNDTYEYDFNTNNWTKVDTIPSPTACAYSCAAYDSFNNKIILFGGQTYESVKSSQTWIYHISGSSWTRGSYGPSSRKGAAGCYDSENKKIILFGGENESGTFLSDTWAYDCNTNIWSNRNPSAIPTVRTEASMIYDSRNKKTVLFGGIGITNLLKNDVWYYSYDNNKWSTSSPASPPSARYGFSLNYISSLQKAFLFGGRDGSVGSRDDSYYYICRSSGIYTTVYYDVPFSTKLYWSTIEAPNQSGIPSNTTIKFQVASSADNNTYSAYTDYLDNPNDYCIYSGSPFTISSSHNNRRYLKIRFYFETTEPPLSGQLQRATVSFNRSPNGPSLSSPSNNFSTNDTTPDFSWYAGSDDDGDPITYQIEVDNDADFLSPVITSSNIVTTSYSTTTVMGHGKYFWRVCANDGSSYSLWTSTYTLYIDTIPPSSITSFSAVIGSYNGTINLSWSAPGNDRFFGDILSGKYFVRKATYPILTDADWQQNYTNEKIISKPLISPNETQTLTFDGLANGTTYYFSVKTQDGTDNISEISGVSPVCMTNAVPIVIIKSPNGSEVYVENRYIYWEYSDAYPPNDTHTFSIYDSSDGINFNSLIVSGLSNNTTSYLWNTKSVKNSSSHKIKVVACDIRGLEGYDVSDNIFTVDNLNVAPIVALTVPNGTEKISGNYTISFTVSDTNLSDNHIYTIYASTNSGISYDVKIVENLTVTNYLWDTTKFVNSPKYRVKVVATDNGSPNLSGEDYSDANFEVNNNNKTPSTPVLISPLDDSYNTMATIKFVWQKSVDPNPEDFLTYTIYYSTDSYFLYKTMVTGITETEYTPSNLAENIKYYWKVTAVDPFGYSAVSNPFSFIASWSRDDSDDGKVRVEVSEGLPKGYYVKVENTNTDFAIAIKNSISDRLIKCLNQPAYKLTIYDKSNIPQNLNIKGTARFKYSDRNGDGYVDGTDVKINNIRIAYLNESKNSWKFPNALQVIDKAEKYVKVNIEQNAYFTMVASVIPTKKVSNIVNFPNPFNPEKENTTIKYVLTESGKVILSIFNLVGDLVYRINMDEGTEGAIGQPEGYTNEVVWDGKNGNGTTVANGIYIMEIKRGNEKDIRKIAVVK from the coding sequence ATGAAAATAAAAATTAAAAAATGGTTTTTCATTTGTTTATCTGCTACCACCTACTTTCTACTACCTACTTCCTGCCTTTATGCAGGTTCTTCAACCACATATACAAATGATAATCATTTTAATGCAGGAATGTGTAACGATACAATTGTCTATGGTACAGGAGATAGTGCATATGTTGGCTTAGCAAATAATTTTGACAATATTTCAACGGTATCTAATCCAACAGCAAGGCGATGGTCAGCGGCAGCATATAATTCATCAGAAGATAAAATTATCTTATTCGGCGGCTATAACGATATTAGTGCGTTAAATGATACTTGGATTTATAACCCGGCGACAGAACAGTGGACACAGAAATCACCTTCAATAGTTCCTCCGGGAAGATATGGGCATATTTTGGTTTCAGCCGGAAGTACCAAAGCGATTTTGTTTGGTGGTTGGAATGGCTCAGATTATTTAAACGATACATACGAATATGATTTTAATACGAATAACTGGACTAAAGTTGACACGATTCCGTCACCGACTGCTTGTGCTTATAGTTGTGCTGCTTATGATTCTTTTAATAATAAAATTATACTTTTTGGCGGGCAAACTTATGAAAGTGTAAAATCATCGCAAACATGGATTTATCATATTTCAGGTTCGTCCTGGACAAGAGGTAGTTATGGTCCATCTTCAAGAAAAGGTGCTGCCGGTTGTTATGATTCCGAAAACAAAAAAATTATACTTTTTGGCGGAGAAAATGAAAGTGGTACTTTTCTTTCCGATACTTGGGCTTATGATTGCAATACGAATATATGGTCAAATAGAAATCCATCAGCAATACCAACTGTTCGGACTGAAGCATCAATGATTTACGATTCAAGAAACAAAAAGACTGTTTTATTCGGAGGAATTGGTATTACCAACTTGCTTAAAAATGATGTCTGGTATTATTCCTACGACAATAACAAATGGTCCACATCAAGTCCAGCCTCACCTCCAAGTGCAAGATATGGTTTTAGTTTGAATTATATTTCATCACTTCAAAAGGCATTCCTTTTTGGAGGAAGAGACGGTAGTGTCGGTTCCAGAGATGATTCCTATTATTATATTTGCCGTTCTTCAGGTATTTACACAACAGTATATTATGATGTTCCATTTTCAACAAAGCTCTATTGGTCCACTATAGAAGCACCGAATCAAAGCGGGATTCCATCAAATACAACTATAAAATTCCAGGTTGCATCATCAGCTGACAATAATACTTACTCAGCCTATACCGATTATTTAGATAATCCAAATGATTATTGTATATATTCGGGTAGTCCTTTTACAATAAGTTCTTCACATAACAATAGAAGATATTTAAAAATAAGGTTTTATTTTGAAACAACTGAACCGCCTTTATCAGGACAACTCCAAAGAGCCACTGTTAGTTTCAATAGAAGTCCTAACGGACCGTCACTTTCATCGCCTTCTAACAATTTTTCGACCAATGATACAACGCCTGATTTTTCCTGGTATGCAGGTTCTGATGATGATGGCGACCCAATTACATATCAGATTGAAGTAGATAATGATGCCGATTTTTTATCACCAGTAATAACATCTTCAAATATTGTTACAACATCATACTCTACAACAACCGTAATGGGTCATGGCAAGTATTTCTGGCGGGTTTGTGCAAATGACGGTTCAAGTTATTCTCTATGGACATCCACATATACTCTTTATATAGATACAATCCCACCATCTTCTATAACATCATTTTCTGCTGTTATAGGTTCTTATAATGGTACAATAAATCTTTCATGGTCTGCCCCTGGTAATGATAGATTTTTCGGTGATATTTTATCCGGGAAATATTTTGTGAGAAAAGCAACATATCCAATTTTAACAGATGCAGACTGGCAGCAGAATTATACTAATGAAAAAATAATTTCAAAACCACTAATTAGTCCCAATGAAACACAAACACTTACTTTTGATGGACTTGCTAATGGAACTACATATTATTTTTCTGTTAAGACCCAGGATGGAACAGACAATATTTCTGAAATTTCCGGAGTATCTCCGGTTTGCATGACCAATGCTGTTCCCATCGTAATCATAAAATCTCCTAATGGAAGTGAAGTGTATGTAGAAAATAGATATATATATTGGGAATATTCAGATGCTTATCCGCCAAACGATACACATACATTTTCAATCTATGATTCTTCGGATGGTATTAACTTTAACAGCTTGATAGTATCAGGTCTTTCTAATAATACGACATCTTATTTATGGAATACAAAAAGTGTTAAAAATTCTTCATCTCATAAAATAAAAGTTGTTGCCTGCGATATAAGAGGTCTTGAGGGGTACGATGTATCCGATAATATTTTTACAGTCGATAATCTTAATGTTGCTCCTATCGTTGCTTTGACAGTACCAAATGGAACTGAAAAGATTAGCGGTAATTATACAATAAGTTTTACAGTTTCAGATACTAATTTATCAGATAACCACATATACACGATTTATGCTTCAACTAATTCAGGAATTTCTTACGATGTGAAGATTGTGGAAAATTTAACAGTAACAAATTATTTATGGGATACAACAAAATTTGTAAATTCGCCCAAATATCGCGTAAAAGTAGTTGCTACAGATAATGGTAGTCCAAATCTTTCAGGCGAAGATTATTCGGATGCTAATTTTGAAGTTAATAACAATAATAAAACACCTTCCACACCCGTACTTATTTCACCTCTTGATGATTCTTATAATACAATGGCTACTATAAAATTTGTTTGGCAGAAATCAGTTGACCCTAATCCGGAGGATTTTTTAACATACACAATTTATTATTCAACAGACAGTTATTTCCTCTATAAAACAATGGTAACTGGAATTACTGAAACAGAATATACTCCGTCCAATTTAGCCGAAAATATAAAATATTACTGGAAAGTTACAGCCGTTGACCCTTTCGGGTACAGTGCGGTTTCCAACCCGTTTAGTTTTATTGCATCGTGGAGCAGAGATGATTCTGATGACGGCAAAGTCCGTGTTGAAGTTTCTGAAGGATTGCCTAAAGGTTATTATGTAAAAGTTGAAAATACAAATACTGATTTTGCTATTGCAATAAAGAATTCAATATCAGACCGGCTTATAAAATGCTTAAATCAGCCGGCATATAAACTGACTATTTACGATAAAAGTAATATCCCGCAAAATCTTAACATTAAAGGTACGGCAAGGTTTAAGTATAGTGATAGAAACGGAGATGGTTATGTAGATGGAACAGATGTAAAAATTAACAATATTCGCATTGCATATTTAAATGAAAGTAAAAATAGTTGGAAATTTCCCAACGCTTTACAGGTTATTGATAAAGCAGAAAAATATGTAAAAGTAAATATTGAGCAAAATGCATATTTTACAATGGTAGCATCGGTTATACCTACTAAAAAAGTTTCCAATATCGTAAATTTTCCTAATCCTTTTAATCCTGAGAAGGAAAATACAACTATAAAGTACGTATTAACTGAATCTGGTAAGGTGATATTAAGTATTTTTAATCTCGTTGGCGATTTAGTTTATCGCATAAATATGGATGAAGGAACCGAGGGAGCAATTGGTCAGCCTGAAGGCTATACAAATGAGGTAGTTTGGGATGGCAAAAATGGTAACGGAACAACTGTGGCAAACGGCATATATATCATGGAAATTAAAAGAGGTAATGAAAAAGATATTAGAAAAATCGCGGTAGTAAAGTAA
- a CDS encoding SPFH/Band 7/PHB domain protein: MQQIPVPLLIVGIILLFIFAKMALRIIRPFEKGLVEFLGKFNRTADSGLAFVIPMFETIRKVDMREQVLDVPPQDVITKDNVAVTVDAIIYFKVTDPFKVLYNVANFIQAAINLAQTNLRNVIGELALDETLTSREKINTQLRMVLDEATDAWGVKVTRVELRKIDPPADITQAMSKQMKAEREKRANILEAEGFRQAAILKAEGSKLSAILEAEGKAEAIKRVADAEKYQIEIVYNAIHSGRPTTDLIAIKYLETLEKVANGQATKIFLPLETSGVLGSIAGISELFKEKDKKEEKK, from the coding sequence ATGCAGCAAATTCCGGTTCCGTTATTGATTGTTGGAATAATTTTATTGTTTATTTTTGCAAAGATGGCGCTTCGTATAATTAGGCCATTTGAAAAAGGACTTGTAGAATTTTTAGGTAAGTTTAATAGAACTGCAGATTCAGGGCTTGCTTTTGTAATCCCGATGTTTGAAACTATCAGAAAGGTTGATATGCGTGAACAGGTTCTGGATGTCCCGCCGCAGGATGTTATCACGAAAGATAATGTCGCTGTTACAGTTGATGCTATCATTTACTTTAAGGTAACAGACCCGTTTAAGGTTCTTTATAATGTTGCAAATTTTATTCAGGCAGCAATAAATCTTGCCCAGACTAACCTGAGAAACGTTATCGGAGAACTTGCTCTGGATGAAACGCTAACTTCCCGTGAAAAAATAAACACACAGTTACGTATGGTTTTAGACGAAGCAACTGATGCATGGGGAGTAAAGGTTACACGTGTTGAACTGCGGAAAATTGACCCTCCTGCCGATATTACACAGGCAATGTCAAAGCAGATGAAAGCAGAAAGAGAAAAACGTGCAAACATACTTGAAGCGGAAGGGTTTCGTCAGGCAGCAATTTTAAAAGCTGAAGGCTCAAAACTTTCGGCGATATTGGAAGCAGAAGGCAAAGCCGAAGCAATAAAACGTGTTGCAGACGCAGAAAAATATCAGATTGAGATTGTATATAATGCGATTCATTCCGGTCGTCCGACAACTGACCTTATCGCAATAAAATATCTTGAGACCCTTGAAAAAGTTGCAAATGGTCAGGCAACAAAAATATTCCTGCCGTTAGAAACCTCGGGTGTTCTCGGGTCAATAGCGGGAATTTCCGAACTCTTCAAAGAAAAAGATAAAAAGGAAGAGAAGAAATAA
- the lepB gene encoding signal peptidase I — MNFILFLIFSLAGIGSVGYVFFKMQEYPMEYRLGIVLVISIIDAIIFRKIRKKSKGFLKKAVEEAIEWADTLIWAGVFAFLIMYFFLQAFKIPSGSMRNTLLEGDHLFVNKFVYGTRLYYPDFSSGIKVNMKRVLVLKKPKRGDIVVFAAPPEALEPYEREAGIKKDFVKRCIGVAGDKIEVKKKKLYVNDVLQKEPYVIISDVYNDNIPQRDNFGPITVPTGNYFMMGDNRDNSKDSRFWGTLDEKYIKGKPLLIFWPPKRVKLIK, encoded by the coding sequence ATGAATTTTATATTATTTTTGATATTTTCGTTAGCTGGTATTGGCTCGGTGGGATATGTGTTTTTTAAGATGCAGGAATATCCTATGGAATATAGACTTGGCATTGTGCTCGTCATATCTATAATTGATGCGATTATTTTCCGGAAAATAAGGAAAAAATCCAAGGGGTTTTTAAAAAAAGCGGTTGAAGAAGCGATTGAATGGGCAGATACCTTGATATGGGCAGGTGTTTTTGCGTTTTTAATAATGTATTTTTTCCTGCAGGCGTTTAAAATTCCTTCCGGTTCCATGAGAAACACGCTATTAGAAGGTGACCATCTTTTCGTTAACAAATTTGTTTATGGAACCCGGCTTTATTATCCCGATTTCTCAAGCGGTATAAAGGTTAATATGAAACGAGTTTTAGTATTGAAGAAACCCAAGCGGGGCGATATAGTGGTTTTTGCCGCACCGCCTGAAGCGCTTGAACCTTATGAGAGAGAAGCAGGTATAAAAAAAGATTTTGTTAAAAGGTGTATCGGTGTTGCCGGTGACAAAATTGAAGTCAAAAAGAAAAAATTATATGTAAATGATGTTCTTCAGAAAGAGCCATATGTAATTATTTCAGATGTCTATAATGATAATATCCCACAGAGGGATAATTTTGGTCCAATTACGGTACCTACGGGAAATTATTTTATGATGGGAGACAACAGGGACAATAGCAAAGACTCAAGGTTTTGGGGAACTCTTGATGAAAAGTATATTAAAGGCAAACCGCTTCTAATTTTCTGGCCCCCAAAACGAGTTAAACTAATTAAATAA
- a CDS encoding response regulator, producing MKKILVVDDERDIVEIISLYLEKDGYQVICAYDGLEALAKIGVEKPDLIVLDIMMPKLDGHSLNIRLKENPETKDIPVIVVTGKGHLREIITARADVTIVDYLEKPFQMKELLEKINNVFAEKK from the coding sequence ATGAAAAAAATTCTTGTAGTGGATGATGAAAGGGACATTGTTGAGATTATTTCACTTTATCTTGAAAAAGATGGGTACCAGGTAATTTGTGCATATGATGGGCTGGAAGCGCTTGCTAAAATCGGTGTGGAAAAACCGGATTTAATTGTTCTTGATATTATGATGCCTAAATTAGATGGGCATTCTCTGAACATCAGACTTAAGGAAAATCCCGAGACTAAAGATATCCCTGTTATCGTAGTTACCGGAAAAGGACATTTGAGAGAAATTATTACAGCAAGAGCAGATGTTACTATTGTTGACTATCTTGAAAAGCCATTCCAGATGAAAGAACTTTTAGAGAAAATAAATAACGTTTTTGCCGAAAAAAAATGA
- a CDS encoding GxxExxY protein — protein sequence MQTSRISTNKRIIESELSYKIMGILFDVHTTMGNRYQEKYYQRAVKTAFREAELFCKEQIAVNLMYKGSKIGKYILDFIVENKIVVELKTVVQFHRDDIKQVLSYLKEVKLPLGILVNFRSERLTYQRILNPEVIRANS from the coding sequence ATGCAAACATCACGAATAAGCACGAATAAAAGAATTATCGAGTCAGAATTAAGCTATAAAATTATGGGGATATTATTTGATGTTCATACAACAATGGGGAATAGATATCAGGAGAAATATTATCAACGTGCGGTTAAAACAGCATTTCGGGAAGCAGAATTATTTTGCAAGGAACAGATTGCTGTTAATTTAATGTACAAAGGTAGTAAAATTGGGAAATATATTCTTGATTTTATTGTGGAGAATAAAATAGTTGTGGAACTCAAAACTGTTGTTCAATTTCACAGGGATGATATAAAACAAGTTCTTTCATATTTAAAGGAAGTAAAATTACCATTAGGTATTTTAGTAAATTTTCGCTCAGAGAGATTAACTTACCAACGGATATTAAACCCTGAAGTTATTCGTGCCAATTCGTGA
- a CDS encoding radical SAM protein — MKILLVKPYNVSDHIQPSLGLGYLANSIRKEHDVEILDCIKENIKIEGLVKYIENKLPDVIGFQFYTYDFNFIKEAIEKIKERFPAITIVVGGPHPSSCGIEVLEQMKNIDFAFQGEAEKSFPEFLSGFSKKSNDFSKVSGLLWRKNGQVIANSSVVCDNIDELGFPAWDLIHPETYPEAQHGAFFKNFPIAPIITTRGCPFGCTFCAAHKTTGRKLRMRSAESVVSEIKLLYDKFNIREIHIVDDNFTLNKEHAKSILKKLKQSNLKISLAVPNGIRLGTLDTELLSLMKEVGCYLVSVGIESGSDRILKLMKKNLTVDVIKKEVNFIKSFGFDIAGFFIMGFPDETEEDIRKTISLAKKLPLVRANFFTFLPLPGTEIYSELEKTGELKNIDWGKFLFTAASYVPKGLTRNKLKKLQREAFLSFFLRPKIIIKNIMAIKSFKHFKFLLRRALHWLG, encoded by the coding sequence ATGAAAATATTATTAGTCAAGCCATATAACGTTTCAGACCATATTCAGCCGTCACTCGGGTTGGGTTATCTTGCTAATTCAATACGAAAAGAACACGATGTTGAGATTCTTGATTGTATAAAAGAAAATATCAAAATAGAAGGTCTTGTAAAATATATTGAAAATAAATTGCCGGATGTTATAGGTTTTCAATTTTATACTTACGATTTCAATTTTATCAAAGAAGCGATTGAAAAAATTAAAGAAAGATTTCCTGCTATCACTATTGTTGTTGGCGGTCCTCATCCATCTTCTTGCGGCATAGAAGTGCTTGAACAGATGAAAAATATTGATTTTGCATTTCAGGGTGAAGCTGAAAAAAGTTTTCCGGAGTTTTTATCAGGTTTTTCTAAAAAAAGCAACGATTTTTCAAAAGTAAGCGGACTTTTATGGAGAAAGAACGGGCAGGTAATAGCTAATTCCTCCGTAGTTTGTGATAATATAGATGAATTAGGTTTCCCGGCATGGGATTTGATTCATCCGGAAACATATCCGGAAGCACAGCACGGGGCTTTCTTTAAAAATTTTCCGATTGCGCCGATAATAACAACCCGCGGTTGTCCGTTTGGGTGTACTTTCTGCGCTGCGCATAAAACAACCGGCAGGAAACTGAGAATGCGGAGTGCAGAAAGTGTTGTCAGCGAAATAAAGCTGCTTTATGATAAATTTAATATAAGGGAAATTCATATTGTTGATGATAATTTTACGTTAAATAAAGAACATGCTAAATCAATTTTAAAAAAATTAAAACAAAGCAACCTGAAGATTTCTCTGGCAGTACCAAACGGGATACGGCTTGGCACACTTGATACGGAACTGCTTTCGCTTATGAAAGAAGTAGGTTGTTATCTTGTTTCAGTTGGAATAGAATCTGGTTCGGACAGGATTCTAAAACTAATGAAGAAAAACTTAACCGTAGATGTTATTAAGAAAGAAGTGAATTTTATAAAATCTTTCGGTTTCGATATTGCCGGTTTTTTTATTATGGGATTTCCTGATGAAACGGAAGAAGATATTAGAAAAACAATATCACTTGCAAAGAAGCTTCCGTTAGTCCGCGCTAATTTTTTTACATTTCTTCCATTACCGGGAACAGAAATATACAGTGAACTTGAAAAAACCGGTGAATTAAAAAATATTGACTGGGGAAAATTTTTATTTACAGCTGCTTCTTATGTCCCGAAAGGATTGACAAGAAATAAACTCAAAAAACTTCAGCGGGAAGCATTTTTAAGTTTCTTTTTAAGACCCAAAATAATAATAAAGAATATTATGGCAATAAAATCGTTTAAACATTTTAAATTTCTTTTAAGGAGGGCTCTACATTGGCTGGGTTAA
- the hemW gene encoding radical SAM family heme chaperone HemW produces MNTADLTNTTAGFIPAVYIHIPFCRKKCNYCDFVSADYAEKTADYTDKYLNILVNEFTSRLPAKDSVEGVEGFPLTVYIGGGTPSLLSEKQIIFLFEKIVSNLMYRDFNIIDSRLRHSGMTISPDVSFPPRIGVRGKLQRESNLPKCEITFEINPESITESKLKLLKSYGVNRLSFGLQSLDDEILKYLGRVHTVDDFKKSYELAKKTGFDNINIDLIFGVPGQTMKTWEDTLVNVLQLNPQHISVYSLTVEEGTNFFRQNVVKDDDLDADMYKFAIGFLKKNDFQQYEISNFSKPGFECKHNINYWQNGQYLGLGLGAVSYIDGKRIKNTEDIKEYFNEEFQYCVEELSDHKKVSESLMLGLRLIKGITVSDEVKKKYSYKINNLKSMGLLSEQDNLIKLSSKGVMFANHVFREFL; encoded by the coding sequence ATGAATACTGCAGATTTAACCAATACAACGGCAGGGTTTATTCCTGCCGTTTATATTCATATACCATTTTGCAGAAAAAAATGCAACTACTGTGATTTTGTGAGCGCTGATTACGCGGAAAAAACTGCAGATTACACAGATAAGTACTTAAATATTCTCGTCAATGAATTCACTTCCCGCTTGCCCGCCAAAGATTCAGTGGAGGGAGTGGAGGGTTTCCCACTTACTGTTTATATCGGAGGCGGAACACCGTCACTGCTTTCGGAAAAACAAATCATTTTTTTATTTGAAAAAATAGTTTCTAATTTAATGTATAGGGATTTCAATATTATAGATTCCCGATTGAGGCACTCGGGAATGACAATCTCTCCAGATGTGTCATTCCCGCCCCGCATCGGAGTGCGGGGTAAACTCCAGCGGGAATCTAACTTGCCTAAATGTGAGATAACTTTTGAAATTAATCCCGAATCAATTACAGAAAGTAAATTAAAACTTCTGAAAAGTTACGGTGTTAACCGTTTAAGTTTTGGGCTTCAATCTTTGGACGACGAGATATTAAAATATTTAGGCAGGGTTCACACAGTTGATGATTTCAAGAAAAGTTATGAATTAGCAAAAAAAACGGGTTTTGATAATATAAATATTGATTTAATTTTTGGAGTTCCCGGTCAAACGATGAAAACATGGGAAGATACTCTTGTTAATGTCTTACAGCTAAATCCACAGCATATTTCTGTTTATTCTCTTACTGTCGAAGAAGGAACAAATTTTTTCCGGCAGAATGTGGTAAAAGATGATGATCTGGATGCAGATATGTATAAGTTTGCCATAGGATTTCTTAAAAAAAATGATTTTCAACAGTATGAAATATCAAATTTTTCAAAACCGGGTTTCGAATGTAAACATAATATAAACTATTGGCAGAACGGTCAGTATTTAGGTTTGGGTTTAGGCGCAGTTTCATACATTGACGGTAAAAGAATCAAGAATACGGAAGATATCAAAGAATATTTTAATGAAGAATTTCAGTATTGCGTTGAAGAACTTAGCGACCACAAAAAAGTATCGGAAAGTTTAATGTTGGGTTTGCGGCTTATAAAAGGGATTACTGTATCCGATGAAGTTAAAAAAAAATATTCCTATAAGATTAACAATTTGAAGAGTATGGGATTGTTAAGTGAGCAGGATAACCTTATAAAGTTAAGCAGTAAAGGTGTGATGTTTGCAAATCACGTATTCAGAGAATTCTTGTAA
- a CDS encoding NfeD family protein: MFENWLTWAVIAVVLFIVEMVSPTVFFFACLGLGAVFAAVATIFNLMWLDWTVFFIVSFSAIILSRPLVNKLMKTPSRPANVDALINKNAFVLEEIKPSKYGRVKVEGEEWLAGSSEEIPKGIWVKIIEVKGARLIVKKEN, encoded by the coding sequence ATGTTTGAAAATTGGCTTACGTGGGCAGTAATTGCAGTTGTTCTTTTTATTGTTGAAATGGTTTCTCCGACTGTTTTTTTCTTTGCTTGTTTGGGATTAGGTGCGGTTTTCGCTGCAGTTGCAACTATATTTAATTTGATGTGGCTTGACTGGACAGTTTTTTTTATTGTCTCATTTTCGGCGATAATTCTTTCACGACCTCTCGTTAACAAACTAATGAAAACCCCGTCCCGTCCTGCCAATGTCGATGCACTTATAAATAAGAACGCTTTTGTTTTGGAAGAAATAAAACCGTCAAAATACGGCAGAGTGAAAGTTGAGGGCGAAGAATGGCTTGCCGGATCATCTGAAGAAATTCCGAAAGGTATCTGGGTAAAAATTATTGAAGTAAAAGGTGCGCGATTAATAGTGAAAAAAGAAAATTAA
- a CDS encoding PorV/PorQ family protein yields MSLICVISDCCANGTSGIAAEYLLSFYPDARTSALAGAATSLSGSSSSIYYNPAGIASDFYNELSFFYTPLFYGTKFTYISYSYPLAPKETIAGSIGVLSTGDIEKTNSVGETLYDFSSQDTVFNLDYAVNLGGPIDGGINIKFLTQSIDDFSAHAFSADAGVVSTEEDTKYGIAVKNVIPLKLGNDKLPMSLRLGLAQRIYDKLYFSGDLAFDNILQKSISKLFFGAEYQYKVYFFRVGTNYKETTCGIGVAEDKFSLDYAVSFHTLDITHRFSIALRFGVESTEAEKHAIKLLEENKLKVDEEEVRISQKRKDLAKDIEVFNVEKEKVEKLLMNDANLKKEWQKIQSEKEQISFELENARKKQQFSQMLLNAQKYFDKKEYENASDITNQILKEDPQNEQGLTLLRKISEMSTSTFAKEKYLKAVDFYEQGRFSDAALKAGEVIQIDGGYIDAQVLIHKSKAQNYIIQKRYQDAKYELVEAIKINPNDKSILEFLQRVQTILDVMEGK; encoded by the coding sequence TTGTCTTTAATCTGTGTAATCAGCGATTGTTGTGCAAACGGTACTTCAGGTATTGCAGCCGAATATCTTTTGTCATTTTATCCGGATGCCAGGACTTCTGCACTTGCCGGGGCAGCAACGTCATTATCGGGTTCTTCATCCAGCATATATTATAATCCTGCCGGGATTGCTTCTGATTTTTACAACGAACTTTCGTTTTTTTATACACCGCTTTTTTATGGGACAAAATTTACTTATATTAGTTATTCATATCCGTTGGCGCCTAAAGAAACGATAGCAGGTTCTATTGGAGTTCTTTCAACCGGTGATATAGAAAAAACAAATTCCGTTGGTGAAACACTTTATGATTTTTCATCACAAGACACGGTATTTAATTTAGATTATGCTGTAAATCTGGGTGGACCAATTGATGGAGGAATTAATATAAAGTTTCTGACTCAAAGCATAGATGATTTTTCTGCACATGCTTTTTCTGCTGATGCCGGAGTTGTATCTACGGAAGAGGATACTAAATATGGAATTGCTGTGAAAAATGTTATTCCGCTTAAACTTGGAAACGATAAACTTCCTATGTCGTTGCGATTGGGGCTTGCACAACGAATTTATGATAAACTTTATTTTAGCGGTGATTTAGCTTTTGATAACATATTACAGAAATCGATAAGTAAATTATTTTTTGGTGCGGAGTATCAGTATAAAGTATATTTTTTTAGAGTAGGTACGAATTATAAAGAAACAACATGTGGCATTGGTGTTGCAGAAGATAAATTTTCACTTGATTATGCCGTTTCATTTCACACACTTGACATAACACATAGGTTTTCAATTGCTTTAAGATTTGGAGTTGAATCAACAGAGGCAGAGAAGCATGCTATTAAGCTCCTTGAAGAAAACAAGTTAAAAGTTGACGAGGAGGAGGTACGGATTTCGCAGAAAAGGAAAGACTTGGCAAAAGACATAGAAGTGTTTAATGTTGAAAAAGAAAAAGTTGAAAAACTTTTGATGAATGATGCAAACTTGAAGAAAGAATGGCAAAAAATTCAGTCAGAAAAAGAACAGATATCTTTCGAACTGGAAAATGCGAGAAAGAAACAGCAGTTTTCTCAAATGCTTTTGAATGCTCAGAAATATTTTGACAAAAAAGAATACGAAAATGCATCAGATATTACGAACCAAATACTCAAAGAAGACCCTCAGAACGAACAAGGGCTGACACTTCTAAGAAAGATTTCAGAGATGTCCACTTCTACCTTTGCAAAAGAAAAATATCTAAAAGCGGTAGATTTTTACGAGCAGGGAAGGTTTTCAGATGCTGCATTAAAAGCAGGAGAAGTTATTCAAATTGACGGTGGTTATATTGATGCGCAAGTCCTGATACATAAATCCAAAGCCCAGAATTATATTATACAGAAAAGATATCAAGATGCAAAGTATGAACTTGTTGAAGCGATAAAAATTAACCCAAACGATAAAAGTATCTTGGAATTTTTACAAAGAGTTCAAACAATATTAGATGTGATGGAGGGCAAATGA